Genomic segment of Pseudomonadota bacterium:
GCCAAAAGGGGTAAAGGTAATCTGCGAATTTTTTGATCTTCAGGGATGTAGAGTTATAAATGTTGTTGATACTGATGCCAAAGGACTCATAGCCAGTAGAGCTGCATGGATAGACATTTTGGTATTTGAAACCTTTCCTGTATTTCCTATTGGAGAGAGTAGGGCCTTATTGAAAAAGTAAGTACCTATGGGTTTGTCCCATAGATTAGAAACAATTGGACGTGTAGTGTTCATCCTGACTTCTTTGTGGATTTTTTAGGATTATTATAATTGTATCTTCAGAGGAGAAGATACGGCAATTGCCCTTTTTAGGTAATTATTTGTTCCCATATAATAAGCTGGTTCTTTTCAGTAAATAAGTTTATTCAACTTCATTATATTTTATTTGTTTATAATGGACAAATTTGCCTATATATACCGAAGTTTTAAACGACAAAAATACATTGACTAAAAGGGGTCTGTATGTTAAAAAAGATGGTCTTGTAATGATTATGTCTGTATTAGACAGCAAGAAGGATGTGGTCAGGTCTCTTATAAGCTACAGTTCGCTTGGCTTGGAGATGGGGCTCTCCGTTGCTATAGGGGTAGCCATTGGTTATTTCCTTGATTCTTATTTTAAGACATATCCTTACCTGACAGTCATTTTTATGATTTTTGGTATAGTGGCAGCGCTAAAAACGATATACACATTGCTGAAAAGGGTTAAAAGGGAAAATGAAAGAGACAACAATAAGTGATATTGAGCGTATAAATGTTATAATTCTTGTTTTAGGGTCAATTCTGTCGATAGTGATAATGAGGGAGTTCAAGTACCTTTTTAGCTTTGCAGTGGCAAGCTCTATAATGACGTTGAATTTCAGATTGTTAAAAAAAATAATAGAGGGTGGATTTTCGGGATCCACTGTTAGTAAAAAGGATATCCTTATAAAACTTCCGTTGAAATTTCTTGTTTTTGTGGGGCTTGTTGTAATAATAATCATATATGGTAATATAGATGTAATTTTTTTTCTCATTGGGTTGTCAACTGTATTCCTCTCTATTGTGATAAACCAGATTTTTATTGTGTTTAACCCGGTAGAAAAAAGGAGGCAAAAGGATGGGGCATGAAGTATTTACATGGGCTTCTTTATTCCCCTTTTTAAAAGGTCTACCCCCCCATGTATCGAATGCCATCATAGTCTCTATAATAATTCTCATTATTGTGATTTTGGGCTATAGGCAGCTGAAAAGAACTGAAGATGAAATAGTGCCTGAGCCAAAGTTTACATTCAGGAATTTTGTTGAGATACTGGTGGAAAGACTTTCCGATATTATAGTAGATACGATGGGCCCAAGAGGTAAGGAGTTTACATTAATAGTTGGAACCCTTGCCCTTTTTATCCTTTTTAATAACCTTTCCGGGCTTGTGCCTGGATTTTTACCCGCCACAGATAATGTAAACACCACATTTGCATGTTCACTTACAGTATTTGTGATGACGCACTATTATGGCTTCAGGGAACATGGAATAAGGTATTTAAAACAGTTTGTGGGGCCTTTCTGGTGGCTGGCACCATTGATGGTTCCCATTGAACTTATAGGGCATCTCGCAAGACCGTTGTCGCTTGGAATGAGGCTTTTTGGAAATATAACAGGCGACCATATTGTGACGACTATATTTTTTGGGCTTGTCCCATTAATAATCCCCTTACCGGTCATGTTCCTCGGTCTGTTTGTAGCGTTTGTTCAGACATTTGTGTTTATGCTTTTATCCATGGCATATTTTTCAGGGGCAATTTCTCATGAAGAACATTAAAAATATAAAAGAAAGGGGTGAGATTTAATGAAAAGATTGGTAATAGTCATTATACTCTTTGGAGTTTTTGTTTGTCTCTCTTCTGGTATTGCAATGGCTGCTGAAGAGGCGAAAGGGCTTGATCCACAGGTTAAACAAGTGATAGCACTTGCTGCTGGTTTTGGTCTTGCGATTGCAGCCTTTGGTGGGGCTCTTGCACAGTCAAGGAGTATAGTTTCTGCGCTGGATGGTATTGCCAGAAATCCTGGTGCTTCAGGAAAGATAGTGACCCCGATGATTATCGGTCTGGCAATGATTGAATCACTTGTAATATACTCTCTCGTTGTTTCATTACTTTTAATCTTTAAACTCTAAAAAGGGTTCTGGGGCAGATAACAAAATCTGCCCCAGATGATTTTGTAATGAAAATATGGGGGAAAAATGCAGGGTATACCCGGCAACCTTATCCGATTGACTTCTCCCATCCCTGCCCGAAGTCGGCAAGGGGCCTTATTTCGTATATCTCAAGGGTCGCTACGGCATGGATCACCCTGGCCATTGTGCCTCCTTGGATGATATATAAATTCTATATTTCTTTTTATATCACAATATGATTGGCTTGTGGGTAAAATACTGATCACC
This window contains:
- the atpB gene encoding F0F1 ATP synthase subunit A gives rise to the protein MGHEVFTWASLFPFLKGLPPHVSNAIIVSIIILIIVILGYRQLKRTEDEIVPEPKFTFRNFVEILVERLSDIIVDTMGPRGKEFTLIVGTLALFILFNNLSGLVPGFLPATDNVNTTFACSLTVFVMTHYYGFREHGIRYLKQFVGPFWWLAPLMVPIELIGHLARPLSLGMRLFGNITGDHIVTTIFFGLVPLIIPLPVMFLGLFVAFVQTFVFMLLSMAYFSGAISHEEH
- a CDS encoding ATP synthase F0 subunit C, whose product is MAAEEAKGLDPQVKQVIALAAGFGLAIAAFGGALAQSRSIVSALDGIARNPGASGKIVTPMIIGLAMIESLVIYSLVVSLLLIFKL
- a CDS encoding AtpZ/AtpI family protein, giving the protein MTKRGLYVKKDGLVMIMSVLDSKKDVVRSLISYSSLGLEMGLSVAIGVAIGYFLDSYFKTYPYLTVIFMIFGIVAALKTIYTLLKRVKRENERDNNK